The proteins below are encoded in one region of Triticum aestivum cultivar Chinese Spring chromosome 1B, IWGSC CS RefSeq v2.1, whole genome shotgun sequence:
- the LOC123144310 gene encoding transcription termination factor MTERF8, chloroplastic has translation MLRLRCCLLTQLLWPPSSASPTSHLSRLISAAAPAVFPNPSFAVEEYLVATCGLTPVQAFKASAKLSHLKSPSKPDAVLAFLADLGLSGADVAALVAKDPQFLCAKVDKTLAPVVLGLTGLGLSRSQIARLVSLSRGHFRSRSIVSNLHYCLRLFGSSEDLFRVLKCGAGLLSADIERVVKPNATFLRECGLSDCDIVKLCILQPWLLHSSMERIRAMVAHAEGIGVPRGCKMFRHALHAVARFSKEKIATKVEHLKKTFMWSDAEVGVVVSKFPSVLMRSNQMLESKSEFLISEVGLEPTYIAHRPAMLSYSLEGRLRPRHYAVKFLKENGLLDRGRDYYSAVMVMEKAFVEKYICPHKEVAPYLAEDYDAACRGEVPTRFKFT, from the coding sequence ATGCTCCGGCTCAGGTGCTGCCTCCTCACCCAGCTCCTCTGGCCTCCCAGCTCCGCATCTCCCACCTCCCACCTCAGCCGCCTCatatccgccgccgcgcccgccgtctTCCCGAACCCTAGCTTCGCCGTGGAGGAGTACCTCGTCGCCACCTGCGGCCTCACCCCAGTGCAGGCCTTCAAGGCCTCCGCCAAGCTCTCCCACCTCAAGTCCCCTTCCAAGCCCGACGCCGTGCTCGCCTTCCTCGCCGACCtcggcctctccggcgccgacgtcgccgccctcgtcgccaaGGACCCGCAGTTCCTCTGCGCCAAAGTGGACAAGACCCTGGCCCCCGTCGTCCTCGGGCTCACCGGCCTCGGCCTATCGCGTTCTCAGATCGCGCGCCTCGTCTCGCTCAGTCGCGGCCACTTCCGCAGTAGATCCATAGTCTCCAACCTGCATTACTGCCTGCGCCTCTTCGGCTCCTCCGAGGACCTCTTCCGGGTGCTCAAGTGTGGCGCTGGCCTTCTCTCGGCTGACATCGAGCGGGTGGTCAAGCCCAATGCTACGTTCCTTCGGGAGTGCGGGCTAAGTGATTGCGACATTGTCAAGCTGTGCATCCTTCAGCCATGGCTGCTCCACTCCAGCATGGAGCGCATCCGGGCAATGGTGGCACACGCTGAAGGTATTGGTGTGCCTCGTGGCTGTAAGATGTTCAGACATGCGTTGCATGCTGTTGCACGCTTCAGCAAGGAGAAGATAGCCACCAAAGTGGAGCACTTGAAGAAGACATTTATGTGGTCAGATGCTGAGGTCGGCGTTGTTGTCTCCAAGTTTCCATCTGTGCTGATGAGGTCTAACCAGATGCTGGAGAGCAAGTCAGAGTTCCTCATCTCTGAGGTCGGGCTGGAACCAACATACATTGCTCATCGTCCAGCAATGCTTAGTTACAGCCTAGAGGGCCGACTCAGGCCCCGGCACTACGCCGTAAAGTTTCTCAAGGAAAACGGATTGCTGGATCGCGGCCGGGACTACTATTCTGCAGTCATGGTGATGGAGAAAGCATTTGTGGAGAAGTACATATGCCCTCACAAGGAAGTTGCACCATACCTTGCTGAAGACTATGATGCCGCTTGCAGAGGGGAAGTGCCGACTAGATTCAAATTTACATAA